One window of the Rhipicephalus microplus isolate Deutch F79 chromosome 2, USDA_Rmic, whole genome shotgun sequence genome contains the following:
- the LOC142796179 gene encoding uncharacterized protein LOC142796179 produces the protein MYALVRFLNSFDQKEYVVPVHNIKGFHPVNKDDFNKTKVYTTLWIDEDPDITGSYTCRILLLADSEEELHKQRSNKRLPRPVINASDIEHEEELIDLDLQQPAANSTLTAKEAHKKLKQSQAASKSAAYESILSQHASSALEKNKAARESQSSSKRHEITGHNQKKLKKYTWQEPYEKALRERNELRQTVAAMNERLDSMDCKLSMIVEMLQGGNVWQPRETLTSKSASQLRGTLASESAPPPKKAQQTQQSPADFPETERREVQAEKSHPAPTATSLASCVDTSTGSLQSQCKPSGEPLPTADSKATDVPFTEIGGGKYHVKNGLVIGSQQAEKILGHKKPSLVVKDMAQAIWGREGLAERSYGGKLAPKDYKNPTAVVRKQLSPDKVALIIDTVTHWGSCKGVPVKETVDNLSTILSQKIQDIRRNKKKEN, from the exons ATGTACGCATTAGTGCGGTTTTTAAATAGCTTTGATCAGAAAGAGTACGTAGTACCCGTCCACAATATCAAGGGCTTCCACCCGGTAAACAAGGACGATTTTAACAAAACCAAAGTGTATACCACACTCTGGATCGACGAAGACCCGGATATTACAGGATCGTACACCTGTAGAATCCTGCTGCTGGCAG ACTCGGAAGAAGAGTTGCATAAGCAAAGAAGCAACAAGCGTCTTCCGCGGCCTGTAATAAATGCTTCAGACATTGAGCATGAAGAAGAGCTTATCGACCTCGACTTACAGCAGCCAGCAGCAAACAGCACACTGACTGCAAAAGAG GCACACAAAAAACTCAAACAAAGTCAGGCAGCATCCAAAAGCGCTGCTTATGAGAGCATACTGAGTCAGCATGCCTCAAGTGCGctagaaaaaaataaagctgcCCGAGAGTCTCAA TCATCTTCAAAAAGGCACGAGATCACCGGCCATAACCagaaaaaattgaagaaataTACTTGGCAGGAGCCTTACGAAAAAGCGCTGAGGGAGCGGAATGAACTGAGACAGACAGTTGCTGCCATGAATGAAAGATTGGACAGTATGGATTGCAAGCTTTCAATGA TTGTAGAAATGCTACAAGGGGGAAATGTCTGGCAGCCTCGAGAGACACTTACTAGCAAAAGTGCCTCGCAGCTTCGAGGAACACTGGCAAGCGAAAGTGCCCCGCCTCCTAAGAAAGCACAGCAGACACAGCAGTCCCCTGCAG ATTTTCCGGAGACTGAGCGCAGAGAAGTTCAAGCTGAGAAATCACACCCAGCTCCCACAGCAACGTCGCTGGCATCATGTGTCGACACATCTACAGGAAGCCTGCAGAGccaatgcaagccttctggagaGCCACTGCCCACAG CTGACTCAAAGGCCACCGATGTTCCATTCACAGAAATTGGTGGTGGCAAG TATCATGTGAAAAATGGTCTAGTCATCGGGAGCCAGCAAGCCGAGAAAATATTGGGCCACAAGAAACCTTCCCTTGTGGTAAAGGACATGGCCCAAGCCATATGGGGCCGTGAAGGATTGGCAGAACGCAGCTATGGGGGGAAGCTAGCCCCCAAGGATTACAAAAATCCTACTGCGGTAGTGCGGAAACAGCTGAGCCCAGACAAGGTTGCTTTGATTATTG acactGTGACACATTGGGGCTCGTGCAAGGGTGTTCCTGTTAAAGAAACAGTGGATAACTTGTCGACAATTTTGTCGCAGAAAATACAGGACATCCGGcgcaacaagaagaaagaaaactaa